The following coding sequences lie in one Metopolophium dirhodum isolate CAU chromosome 5, ASM1992520v1, whole genome shotgun sequence genomic window:
- the LOC132944561 gene encoding vascular endothelial growth factor receptor 2-like isoform X2: MIDHPNPLRILPKVVLAIFLLADESWQQEHSKKLIPVRVNVSLPSTMIPVGSDLMIPCSVEGNPIPTVTWYKDGQLLLDNERTKATENLLIIFRTNTSDLGSYTCKASNLNSSDETTVNITMETANSSTINMGISASVVKVILWTALVQVIFLLLGFCLIHLLINQIRKEEKLKATIKLNATVIHRTKTI; this comes from the exons atgATTGATCACCCGAATCCGTTGAGAATTTTACCGAAGGTAGTTCtggcaatatttttattagccgATGAATCGTGGCAACAAGagcattcaaaaaaattaa TTCCTGTACGAGTAAATGTATCTTTGCCTAGTACAATGATACCCGTCGGCTCAGATCTAATGATTCCTTGTTCAGTGGAGGGTAATCCAATACCCACTGTAACCTGGTACAAAGACGGTCAACTACTACTTGACAACGAACGTACTAAAGCGACCG aaaacctaTTGATCATCTTCCGAACGAATACATCGGATTTAGGTTCTTATACATGTAAAGCTAGTAACTTAAATAGTTCCGACGAAACAACAGTTAACATTACAATGGAAACTGCAAACAGCAGTACAATTAATatgg gtatttcagCAAGTGTCGTAAAAGTGATATTGTGGACTGCTTTGGTACAGGTTATATTCTTATTACTTGGGTTTTGCTTGATCCacctattaattaatcaaataaggAAGGAAGAGAAATTGAAAGCGACAATTAAGTTAAATGCAACAGTTATTCATCGGACGAAAACAATTTGA
- the LOC132944561 gene encoding vascular endothelial growth factor receptor 2-like isoform X1, translating to MYKYLSVASKIFISMQTINLYYISYISVLEIKNIKNNVFPVRVNVSLPSTMIPVGSDLMIPCSVEGNPIPTVTWYKDGQLLLDNERTKATENLLIIFRTNTSDLGSYTCKASNLNSSDETTVNITMETANSSTINMGISASVVKVILWTALVQVIFLLLGFCLIHLLINQIRKEEKLKATIKLNATVIHRTKTI from the exons atgtataaatatttgtcagtagcatctaaaatatttatctcaatgcaaactattaatttatattatataagttatataagtgtactggaaatcaaaaatatcaaaaataatgttt TTCCTGTACGAGTAAATGTATCTTTGCCTAGTACAATGATACCCGTCGGCTCAGATCTAATGATTCCTTGTTCAGTGGAGGGTAATCCAATACCCACTGTAACCTGGTACAAAGACGGTCAACTACTACTTGACAACGAACGTACTAAAGCGACCG aaaacctaTTGATCATCTTCCGAACGAATACATCGGATTTAGGTTCTTATACATGTAAAGCTAGTAACTTAAATAGTTCCGACGAAACAACAGTTAACATTACAATGGAAACTGCAAACAGCAGTACAATTAATatgg gtatttcagCAAGTGTCGTAAAAGTGATATTGTGGACTGCTTTGGTACAGGTTATATTCTTATTACTTGGGTTTTGCTTGATCCacctattaattaatcaaataaggAAGGAAGAGAAATTGAAAGCGACAATTAAGTTAAATGCAACAGTTATTCATCGGACGAAAACAATTTGA
- the LOC132944954 gene encoding uncharacterized protein LOC132944954 produces MARIYEIWIIRLINGIIKFDRRLGGLSLTISGNPMARSTTTTTTKYGWNTFLAALLASYIGLQIFSMWLWPPARLDFGTVVKYFFEIPCVTEFVVFATGYFYLHNLGSRFDTLNRFCEQLPAGLVAAAGTWTQSEITEAMDRVRLLHSELCDLLRVFGFGYGGVLLCYLMFNFFDLLRNFYYLIHVSRYDSSSSASSYNNTLNVILTVAFCLQNVVFVVCLLITVAWINEKKIEIISFLRLIHISKLPIDTKFQVKMFMNQLSIFDWDEFSTFGFFHINLRLIMSICILLTTTLATSVQMKEHPYVVRFNNAYHSYLQFEYKMS; encoded by the exons ATGGCGAGGATTTACGAAATTTGGATCATCAG GTTGATCAACGGCATAATCAAATTCGACAGAAGACTCGGCGGACTCTCTCTGACGATATCGGGAAATCCCATGGCAcgttcgacgacgacgacgacgacaaaatACGGTTGGAATACATTTTTGGCAGCGTTACTAGCGTCGTACATCGGTCTGCAAATATTTTCAATGTGGCTGTGGCCTCCGGCAAGGCTGGACTTCGGCACCGTggtgaaatattttttcgaaatcCCTTGCGTGACGGAGTTCGTGGTTTTCGCCACGGGGTACTTCTATCTCCACAACTTAGGGTCGAGATTCGACACGCTGAATCGTTTCTGCGAGCAGTTGCCCGCCGGACTTGTCGCCGCCGCCGGCACGTGGACCCAATCCGAAATCACCGAGGCGATGGACAGAGTACGGTTGCTGCACTCCGAACTGTGCGACCTGTTGCGCGTCTTCGGCTTCGGCTACGGCGGGGTGCTGTTGtgctatttaatgtttaatttcttCGATCTCCTGCGGAATTTTTACTACTTAATACACGTGTCCAGATATGATTCTTCGTCCAGTGCGAGTTCTTACAATAACACTCTAAACGTCATACTAACCGTTGCGTTCTGTTTACAAAACGTCGTCTTCGTAGTGTGCCTGCTAATTACCGTGGCTTGGATAAACGAAAAG aaaattgaaataatttcatttctaagattaatacatatttcaaaACTACCGATCGACACGAAGTTCCAA gttaaaatgtttatgaatcaattatcaatttttgattgggatgaattttcaacttttgGATTTTTTCACATCAATTTGAGACTTATAATGTCA aTTTGTATATTACTCACGACAACGTTAGCCACGTCGGTACAAATGAAAGAACACCCATACGTGGTCAGATTTAACAACGCGTACCATTCATATTTACAATTCGAGTACAAAATGAGTTAG
- the LOC132944953 gene encoding cationic amino acid transporter 3 yields the protein MDGSWWNSREKLIQVMSRRKSDDDVLIDQPGKEKLARVLNLVDLTALGVGSTLGVGVYVLAGAVAKTDAGPAVVLSFILAAFASAFAGLCYAEFAARVPKAGSAYVYSYVGVGEFVAFVIGWNLILEYVIGTASVAKGLSNYIDALLEYPMKRTMTNLFPMNVSFLSEFPDFLSFSVVLLLSILLSWGVRESTMINNVFTVVNLLTVATVVITGLFKVNLYNWNIPKQDIPKGVKGGEGGFMPFGWAGVTAGAAKCFYGFIGFDTVATTGEEAKKPKRDIPLAIILSLSIITFAYCCISSVLTLMWPYYKQDADAPFPYVYDHLGWTTIKWVVSSGAIFALFTSLIGTMFPLPRILYAMSCDGLLFNMFSDIHPKYQTPLLATLLSGLLAGIMSAIFNLEQLIDMMSIGTLLAYSIVCICVLVLRYKNDSDVEFVIKGNDELETSGFVEIVVKTVVKYFNLSNIKYANEETESVATIITMWFICTSALFCFITVQQEGTQNSSDVAAYSSAILAIGLLLLLLLLARQPQSTKELSFKVPLVPLIPCMSILLNIYLMMKLDIHTWIRFGIWLLIGLFIYVFYGMKHSVEGRKQLEEPKKRPSSAAAVHPISIIKL from the exons TCGCAGGAGCCGTTGCCAAAACGGATGCGGGGCCGGCGGTCGTGTTGTCCTTCATTTTGGCCGCCTTTGCATCGGCTTTCGCAG GTCTGTGTTACGCTGAGTTCGCAGCTCGAGTGCCAAAAGCCGGGTCAGCTTACGTTTACAGTTACGTCGGCGTGGGTGAATTCGTCGCGTTCGTGATCGGATGGAATCTGATACTCGAATACGTCATCG GCACTGCAAGCGTCGCTAAAGGTCTCAGTAACTACATCGATGCGCTGTTGGAGTACCCCATGAAAAGGACGATGACAAATCTCTTCCCTATGAATGTCAGCTTTTTGTCCGAGTTCCCAGACTTTTTGTCATTCAGCGTCGTGTTGCTATTATCGA TTTTGCTGTCATGGGGAGTCCGTGAATCAACGATGATCAACAACGTGTTTACAGTCGTTAATTTACTGACCGTTGCCACCGTCGTTATAACCGGTTTATTCAAAG TTAACTTGTACAATTGGAATATACCGAAACAAGACATCCCGAAGGGCGTGAAAGGCGGCGAAGGCGGTTTCATGCCTTTCGGTTGGGCCGGGGTGACCGCGGGGGCTGCCAAATGTTTCTACGGGTTCATCGGCTTTGACACCGTAGCTACAACGG GAGAAGAAGCGAAAAAACCGAAACGTGACATCCCGTTGGCCATCATACTGTCGTTGTCCATCATAACGTTCGCATACTGCTGTATCAGTTCGGTGTTAACTCTGATGTGGCCGTATTATAAACAG GACGCCGACGCACCGTTCCCGTACGTCTACGATCATCTCGGCTGGACGACTATCAAATGGGTTGTTTCTTCTGGTGCTATATTCGCACTGTTCACCAG TCTCATCGGGACCATGTTCCCGTTGCCGAGGATTCTGTACGCCATGTCCTGCGACGGTCTCCTGTTCAACATGTTCTCCGACATTCACCCAAAATATCAGACACCTCTATTGGCCACCTTGCTGTCGGGCCTGCTCGCgg GTATTATGTCAGCGATTTTCAACCTGGAACAGCTGATCGACATGATGTCGATCGGCACATTGTTAGCGTACTCGATCGTGTGTATTTGCGTGCTGGTCTTGCGGTACAAGAACGACTCAGACGTGGAGTTCGTGATCAAGGGTAACGACGAATTGGAGACCAGCGGATTCGTTGAGATAGTCGTCAAGACGGTGGTAAAGTACTTTAACCTGTCCAACATCAAATACGCCAACGAAGAGACCGAGAGCGTGGCCACGATCATTACTATGTGGTTCA TTTGCACGTCGGCGCTGTTCTGCTTCATCACCGTCCAACAAGAAGGCACCCAAAACAGCAGTGACGTCGCAGCGTACTCGAGCGCTATTTTGGCCATAGGGCTGTTGCTTCTGTTGCTGTTACTGGCCAGACAGCCACAATCGACCAAAGAACTTTCGTTCAAG GTCCCGCTGGTGCCGCTCATACCGTGCATGAGCATCTTGTTGAACATTTACCTGATGATGAAACTCGACATACACACGTGGATCCGTTTCGGCATTTGGCTGCTGATCGGACTGTTCATATACGTCTTTTACGGGATGAAGCACAGTGTCGAGGGACGGAAGCAGTTGGAAGAGCCGAAAAAGAGACCGTCTAGTGCCGCGGCGGTGCACCCGATTTCCATCATCAAGTTATAG